The Orcinus orca chromosome 4, mOrcOrc1.1, whole genome shotgun sequence genome includes a region encoding these proteins:
- the BOD1L1 gene encoding biorientation of chromosomes in cell division protein 1-like 1 isoform X6 — protein MATNPQPQPPPPAPPPPPPQPQPPPPPPGPGAGPGTGGAGGAGAGVGDPQLVAMIVNHLKSQGLFDQFRRDCLADVDTKPAYQNLRQRVDNFVANHLATHTWSPHLNKNQLRNNIRQQVLKSGMLESGIDRIISQVVDPKINHTFRPQVEKAVHEFLATLNHKEETGGSTAPDDEKPDSSIITQGVPAPGASANVASDAMSILETITSLNQEASAARASTEMSNAKTSERISKKLPSQPSNETTVEKERTSEDTADKEKSTPDSAGEGQETVPKSEEFSDLPCPVEEIKNHIKESNSSVLLNKDVQQESSDQKNKSTDKGEKKPDSNEKGERKKEKKEKTEKKFDHSKRSEDVQKVKDEKQAKDKEVECSKLPSEKNNNKAKTSEGTKEDFSLIDSDVDGLTDITVSSVHTSDLSSFEEDTEEEVVMSDSMEEGEITSDDEEKNKQNKTKTQINDPSDGKAKSIRHAYVHKPYLYSKYYSDSDDELTVEQRRQSIAKEKEERLLRRQINREKLEEKRKQKAEKTKSSKAKNQGKSSVDLEESSTKSLEPKAPRSKEVLKERKVLEKKVALSKKRKKDSRNVDENSKKKQQSEEDSKETLKTSEHCEKEKVSSSKDLKHIHAKSEPSKPARRLSESLHSADENKNESKIEREHKRRTSTPVVVEGVQEETDMRDGKRPVERSESGTEEPQKQKCTLKNEKHLKRDESETPYLRSLPKKETKSSKDKPEKEKTLSEDKLSTKHKYKGDSTHKTGDETELHSSEKGLKVDENIQKPSQQTRLSSDDKAERKSKHRNERKLSILGKDGKPVSEYIIKTDENVRKENNRKERHGSADKTKAEHKSRRSSDSKIQKDSLSSKQHGSTLQRRSESYSEDKCDTDSTNVDSNSKAEDVVHKEKRRTKSLLEEKLVLKSKSKSQGKQLKAVETESQENVTKQVTTSKPDKEKNTEESDPDRLRKSRVEDRPSEESGMEPASESTASSTHGAQRESSHRAKLPLAKEKHKGDKESSSARLERKLSDGHKSRSLKHSSKDVKKKEENKSEDKDGKEVDSSHEKPRGNSSVVEKKLSRRLCENRRGSLSQEMTKGEEKSAANPLGTPSSSPLQRPKKSSDPALMPEQEPMEIDLEPAMENALEVPKTQNIRSSSSQQDIDSENITKQKTTTVLKDELRTSIVDSKTAAPACKSGRGTGTVGNSEKHADHKSTLTKKVHLQGAVSKPNPGEKEPTQQGTHEMNVDSETSHRLLPRALSESDRAQKNLKNTTRPTEERVAQGDTALEHSTNVDSSLSLSSVTAVPQKQSHDSGVTPSVDKRTVSEGGTASTLLVDHSEIPNQSLTVRESEVPRTSDSKEGDAVSTVDKPAKASMDNKRHIPEGSQATVLHSKQGKVNMPLGSELTDMTMENENVIKEGGSMDVAGKGSNLSSKQTIKASVENGQKDGIAVNQVVGVSTEKDAETVGLKHSRGPGEIENLPTDADRRNENSEVDTSAESNTASSVLYQRSRKAETATARSGRAEKTSIATSTEGKDRGVPLNPVKAGDATTTSAETAEGRVALPCTSIEADEGLTMGVHSRKHCLHVGLEAREGTIFAAAEEGGGIVTEGFAESETFLTSTKEGESGECAVAEPEERVADPVTAPMGTTNGDINSAAPEEKDDAVTSAGSEGKCDGSSSGDSGLVEGAVTFISEVESDGAVTSAGTEIREGSLSSEEVDGFQRNMMRMGPKKETEGTVTCTGAEQRSDSFVMCSVAGAGPQEERRVTGAPEVPVDNDTPAGTSPTQEGGGSVNDGPEGESAVTSTGITEEDGEGPASCTGSEESSEGFALSSESEENGESAMDSTVAKDVTNIPLVAAGPCDDEDIVTSTGAKEEDDEGEGVVTSTGRGNEIGHASTCTGIEEEGEGVSICESAEEGDGRIGTAVGHVEAEAGAAIPNANESNVDSMSGAEKDIKDAEICSSAKGIVESSVTSAAAGKGEAAPVREGCEGPMTNAASDHSDSQLTRKENVNDTTISTGLVGGSYEALVSGAVPEYKAHHTSPDEKADEGIITSVENEDCDGLVAAKASVSIRNPACLASGKSQGKGLMISTSTTNDFTLQLNTMVGMEEGRSSALRTEESVEGPRVNVEEFEVPMPSAVSSDESQLPAARNEEKDECAMISTSIGEEFEVPISSATTIQGAESQQPVVAVEERAKGPVLVSADDFDVPMPSAPAEVESPLASTSKEEKDECALISTSIAEECEASICGVAVGREHERSIPGMEEKDGSAIISTSSVEDCEGPVSSAAPQEEVHPLVTPAEETSDTAMISTSTSEGREAVMVGAVPQDEDQLAIVGTEDLSDAAIISTSTAECVLAATGLDRHEENQLTAGNPEGKDDLSASKMSKAEAPLPSLIAEDNCQYPGPSTGEKEVGPMVAVGTREGHNRVSVSVLSAGAGCAPETLKSGKDCAGKDQREDESPEAGTSGDSTPGRCPAGVSVDLPLDPRGAEQAANDSSVRVLCLTAVNTGAKKSDDQQGPEGNLKTTTECINGQESEVAPSHMTVLPAAYAVALSAPKCKQDLAIRSDRSGKWSAPAPAEKTGDGSSMTVSFQEEGGLEVTVSSEENLRNIAELQREPLLVIESLNCP, from the exons ccTGCCTATCAGAATCTGAGACAACGTGTTGACAACTTTGTTGCAAACCACTTAGCAACTCATACGTGGAGTCCGCACCTCAATAAGAACCAGCTAAGAAACAATATTCGACAGCAAGTGCTCAA ATCAGGAATGTTGGAGTCTGGTATTGACAGAATTATTTCTCAGGTTGTGGATCCAAAGATTAACCACACATTCAGACCTCAAGTGGAGAAAGCTGTGCATGAGTTTTTGGCCACGCTAAATCACAAAGAGGAAACAGGTGGCAGCACAGCCCCCGATGATGAGAAACCAGACTCTTCCATCATTACACAAG GTGTCCCTGCCCCTGGGGCCAGTGCGAATGTGGCCAGTGATGCCATGTCAATCTTGGAAACCATCACTTCTCTTAACCAAGAAGCTAGTGCTGCCAGGGCTTCGACAGAAATGTCAAATGCAAAGACCAGTGAGAGAATATCCAAAAAACTCCCATCTCAGCCAAGCAATGAGACTACTGTTGAGAAAGAGAGAACTTCAGAGGACACGGCTGATAAAGAAAAATCTACACCTGACTCtgcaggggaaggacaggaaacaGTCCCTAAGTCTGAAGAATTTAGTGATCTCCCTTGTCCagttgaagaaattaaaaatcacataaaagaAAGTAATAGTTCAGTTCTGCTAAATAAGGATGTTCAACAAGAAAGCagtgaccaaaaaaataaatcaacagacaaaggtgaaaagaagccagatagcaatgaaaagggagaaagaaagaaagaaaagaaggaaaagactgaaaagaaatttgATCACTCAAAGAGGAGTGAAGATGTCCAAAAagtaaaagatgaaaaacaagcAAAGGATAAAGAAGTAGAGTGTTCAAAACTTCcctcagaaaaaaacaataataaagctaAAACCAGCGAAGGGACCAAAGAag ATTTCTCTTTGATAGATTCTGATGTGGATGGACTTACAGACATCACAGTTAGCTCTGTCCACACCAGTGACCTTTCATCTTTTGAAGAAGACACTGAGGAGGAAGTTGTAATGTCTGATAGCATGGAAGAAGGAGAGATTACATCAGATG ACGAAGAAAAGAAcaagcagaacaaaacaaaaactcaaatcAATGATCCCAGTGACGGAAAAGCAAAAAGTATACGGCATGCTTATGTTCACAAACCATATCTTTATTCAAAGTATTATAGTGATTCTGATGACGAGCTTACTGTAGAACAACGGCGGCAATCTATA gctaaagaaaaagaagagaggctTTTAAGAAGGCAAATTAATAGAGAGAAACTTGAGGAAAAAcgaaaacagaaagcagaaaagacaAAGTCTTCAAAAGCTAAGAATCAAG GCAAAAGTAGTGTGGACTTAGAAGAATCATCAACAAAGAGTTTGGAACCCAAAGCCCCCCGAAGTAAAGAAGTCCTTAAAGAACGGAAAGTTTTAGAGAAAAAGGTAGccttaagcaaaaagagaaaaaaggattcCAG GAATGTTGACGAGAATTCtaaaaagaaacagcaatctgAAGAAGATTCCAAAGAAACCCTCAAAACAAGTGAG cattgtgaaaaggaaaaagtatcTTCTTCAAAGGATTTGAAGCACATTCATGCAAAGAGTGAACCAAGTAAACCTGCTCGGAGACTTTCAGAGTCTTTGCATTCAGctgatgaaaacaaaaatgaatccaAAATAGAAAGGGAACATAAAAGACGGACCTCAACCCCTGTTGTGGTGGAAGGAGTGCAGGAAGAGACTGACATGAGAGATGGGAAGAGGCCAGTGGAACGGTCAGAAAGTGGCACAGAAGAACCCCAGAAACAGaaatgcacacttaaaaatgaaaagcatcTAAAGAGGGATGAGTCTGAAACACCATACTTGAGAAGCCTGCCTAAGAAAGAGACAAAATCCTCCAAGGACAAgcctgaaaaagagaaaactttgtCAGAAGACAAACTGTCTACAAAACACAAGTATAAAGGTGACAGTACACATAAAACAGGTGATGAGACTGAGCTTCACTCTTCTGAGAAAGGCTTGAAAGTTGATGAAAATATTCAGAAGCCAAGTCAACAAACAAGGCTTTCTTCAGATGATAAAGCTGAACGAAAAAGTAAACATAGGAATGAAAGGAAATTATCAATTTTGGGCAAAGATGGTAAACCAGTTTCtgaatatattataaaaactGATGAGAATGTTcgtaaagaaaacaacagaaaagagagaCACGGGTCAGCCGACAAAACTAAGGCAGAGCACAAATCAAGAAGATcaagtgattctaaaattcagAAAGATTCTCTGAGTTCCAAGCAACATGGAAGCACATTACAGAGAAGAAGTGAAAGTTACTCAGAGGATAAATGTGATACGGACTCGACTAATGTAGATAGTAATTCAAAAGCAGAAGACGTTGTTCACAAGGAGAAGCGAAGAACCAAGAGCTTGTTAGAAGAGAAACTTGTGTTAAAGTCTAAATCCAAAAGCCAAGGCAAACAGTTAAAAGCAGTTGAAACAGAATCACAAGAAAATGTCACGAAACAGGTGACCACTTCAAAACCAGATAAGGAGAAGAACACAGAAGAAAGTGACCCAGATAGGCTGCGGAAGTCTAGAGTTGAAGACAGACCTTCTGAGGAAAGTGGTATGGAACCTGCATCAGAGAGCACTGCCTCTTCAACACACGGTGCACAGAGAGAGTCCAGTCACAGAGCGAAGTTACCACTAGCAAAGGAGAAGCACAAGGGTGATAAAGAGTCAAGCTCTGCCAGACTTGAGAGAAAGTTATCAGATGGGCACAAAAGCAGGAGCTTAAAGCATAGTAGTAAGGAcgtgaaaaagaaggaagaaaataaatcagaggATAAGGATGGTAAGGAAGTTGACAGCAGTCATGAAAAGCCCAGAGGAAACAGTTCAGTCGTGGAAAAGAAATTAAGCAGAAGGTTGTGTGAAAATCGAAGAGGAAGCTTATCCCAAGAAATgaccaaaggagaagaaaaatcagCAGCAAACCCTTTGGGCACTCCCAGTAGTTCCCCCCTTCAGAGACCCAAAAAAAGCAGTGATCCTGCCTTGATGCCCGAACAAGAGCCAATGGAAATTGATCTGGAGCCAGCCATGGAAAATGCATTGGAAGtaccaaaaacccaaaacatcagAAGCAGTAGTTCTCAGCAAGACATTGACtcagaaaatattacaaaacaaaaaaccactacAGTTCTAAAGGATGAGTTACGAACTTCCATAGTAGATTCAAAAACAGCAGCTCCAGCCTGTAAATCAGGACGTGGAACAGGAACTGTTGGTAATTCTGAAAAGCACGCTGACCATAAAAGCACCCTGACCAAGAAAGTGCATCTCCAAGGTGCTGTGTCGAAACCGAATCCCGGGGAGAAAGAGCCCACTCAACAAGGAACTCATGAAATGAATGTAGACTCTGAAACAAGTCATCGATTGTTACCTCGTGCTCTGTCAGAAAGCGACAGGGcgcaaaagaatttgaaaaacaccACCAGACCCACTGAAGAACGTGTTGCTCAAGGAGATACTGCTCTTGAACATTCCACAAATGTAGACTCCTCCCTGTCATTAAGTTCTGTGACTGCTGTGCCTCAGAAACAATCTCATGATTCAGGTGTAACTCCTTCAGTTGACAAAAGAACTGTTTCAGAAGGTGGCACAGCCAGCACCTTGCTTGTGGACCACTCTGAAATCCCTAACCAAAGCTTGACCGTTAGGGAATCAGAAGTCCCTAGGACAAGTGACAGCAAAGAAGGTGATGCAGTTTCCACAGTAGATAAACCAGCAAAAGCAAGCATGGATAACAAAAGACACATTCCAGAAGGTTCCCAGGCCACTGTACTCCACAGCAAGCAAGGAAAAGTAAACATGCCTCTTGGTAGTGAGTTAACAGACATGACTATGGAAAATGAGAATGTTATCAAAGAAGGTGGTTCAATGGACGTGGCTGGGAAAGGAAGTAACTTGAGTTCAAAGCAGACAATTAAGGCTTCtgtagaaaatggacaaaaggatGGCATTGCTGTTAATCAGGTGGTAGGTGTGAGTACAGAAAAAGATGCTGAAACTGTTGGACTTAAGCATAGTAGAGGCCCAGGTGAAATAGAAAACTTGCCAACTGATGCTGACAGAAGGAATGAAAACAGTGAGGTGGACACCAGTGCTGAAAGCAACACTGCATCCTCTGTTTTATACCAGAGGAGCCGGAAAGCTGAGACTGCAACAGCCAGGTCTGGTAGAGCAGAAAAGACTTCCATTGCTACCAGTACTGAAGGGAAGGACAGAGGTGTTCCCCTAAACCCAGTGAAGGCGGGGGATGCCACAACCACGTCTGCAGAGACAGCAGAGGGCAGGGTGGCCCTGCCTTGCACAAGCATCGAGGCAGATGAAGGCCTCACAATGGGTGTGCACTCCAGAAAGCACTGTCTTCACGTTGGGCTGGAAGCCAGGGAAGGCACCATCTTTGCTGCAGCAGAGGAGGGTGGGGGCATTGTCACAGAAGGATTTGCTGAAAGTGAAACTTTCCTCACAAGCACCAAGGAAGGAGAAAGTGGGGAGTGCGCTGTGGCCGAGCCAGAAGAAAGAGTGGCTGACCCAGTGACGGCTCCCATGGGGACCACCAACGGCGACATCAATAGTGCAGCACCCGAAGAGAAGGATGACGCTGTGACCAGTGCAGGCTCCGAGGGGAAGTGTGATGGTTCTTCAAGTGGGGACTCAGGACTCGTGGAGGGAGCTGTTACTTTTATTAGCGAGGTTGAAAGTGATGGAGCGGTAACAAGTGCTGGCACAGAAATCAGAGAGGGGTCCCTAAGCAGTGAAGAGGTGGATGGATTCCAGAGAAATATGATGAGAATGGGCCCCAAGAAGGAAACTGAGGGGACTGTGACGTGTACAGGAGCAGAACAGAGAAGTGATAGCTTCGTCATGTGCTCAGTAGCTGGTGCAGGGCCACAGGAGGAGCGGAGGGTTACGGGGGCCCCTGAGGTCCCAGTAGATAATGACACGCCAGCGGGAACCAGTCCCACCCAGGAGGGAGGCGGGTCTGTGAATGATGGCCCAGAAGGTGAAAGCGCAGTCACCAGCACGGGGATAACAGAGGAAGATGGGGAGGGGCCAGCAAGTTGCACAGGTTCAGAAGAGAGCAGCGAAGGCTTTGCTCTAAGTTCCgaatcagaagaaaatggagagagtGCAATGGACAGCACAGTTGCCAAAGACGTCACCAACATACCATTAGTCGCTGCTGGTCCATGCGATGACGAAGACATCGTGACCAGCACAGGCGCGAAGGAGGAAGATGATGAAGGGGAGGGTGTCGTGACCAGTACTGGAAGAGGAAATGAGATCGGGCACGCATCAACATGCACAGGGATTGAAGAAGAAGGTGAAGGggtgtccatttgtgaaagtgcaGAAGAAGGGGATGGTCGGATTGGCACTGCAGTGGGGCATGTGGAAGCCGAGGCCGGGGCTGCCATCCCGAATGCAAATGAGAGTAATGTTGATAGCATGAGTGGTGCCGAGAAGGACATTAAAGATGCAGAAATCTGCTCCAGTGCCAAAGGGATTGTGGAAAGCAGCGTGACCAGCGCAGCTGCAGGAAAGGGCGAAGCGGCTCCGGTTCGTGAAGGTTGCGAGGGTCCCATGACTAATGCAGCTTCAGATCACAGTGACAGTCAGCTCACCAGAAAAGAAAACGTCAACGATACCACTATTTCCACTGGCCTGGTGGGGGGCAGTTATGAGGCTCTTGTATCCGGTGCAGTCCCAGAATACAAGGCTCATCACACGTCACCAGATGAAAAAGCAGATGAAGGTATCATcacttctgtggaaaatgaagacTGTGATGGCCTTGTGGCTGCTAAAGCCAGTGTCAGTATTAGGAACCCAGCTTGTTTAGCCAGCGGTAAAAGTCAAGGCAAAGGCTTGATGATTTCTACCAGTACAACAAATGATTTCACCCTGCAGCTAAACACGATGGTAGGTATGGAAGAAGGTCGTTCAAGTGCCCTGAGAACTGAAGAAAGTGTGGAGGGCCCCAGAGTGAACGTGGAAGAATTTGAGGTCCCCATGCCCAGTGCGGTGTCAAGCGATGAGAGCCAACTCCCGGCTGCTAGAAACGAGGAGAAAGACGAGTGTGCCATGATTTCCACAAGCATAGGGGAGGAGTTTGAAGTGCCCATTTCCAGTGCAACAACCATCCAAGGTGCCGAGAGTCAGCAGCCAGTTGTAGCAGTTGAAGAACGAGCTAAAGGGCCAGTCTTGGTGAGCGCTGATGACTTCGATGTGCCCATGCCCAGCGCACCTGCGGAAGTCGAGAGCCCCCTCGCTTCAACCAGCAAGGAGGAAAAAGATGAGTGTGCCCTCATTTCCACCAGCATCGCAGAAGAGTGCGAGGCCTCCATTTGTGGTGTGGCTGTGGGAAGGGAACATGAGCGATCCATCCCGGGCATGGAGGAGAAAGATGGGAGTGCCATCATATCAACAAGCTCGGTAGAAGACTGCGAGGGCCCAGTGTCCAGTGCTGCCCCTCAGGAGGAAGTCCATCCCTTGGTCACACCAGCGGAGGAGACGAGTGACACCGCCATGATTTCCACCAGCACCTCAGAAGGACGTGAAGCAGTCATGGTGGGTGCCGTCCCACAGGATGAAGATCAGCTCGCCATTGTGGGAACAGAGGACTTGAGCGATGCTGCCATCATCTCCACCAGCACAGCCGAATGTGTGCTGGCCGCCACTGGCCTAGACAGGCACGAAGAGAATCAGCTGACTGCAGGCAACCCTGAAGGAAAAGATGACCTGTCAGCCTCGAAGATGAGCAAGGCTGAGGCCCCTCTGCCCAGCCTAATTGCTGAGGACAACTGTCAGTATCCTGGGCCATccacaggagaaaaagaagtggGCCCCATGGTGGCAGTGGGCACCAGGGAAGGGCACAACAGGGTGTCGGTCAGCGTGCTCTCTGCAGGTGCTGGGTGTGCACCAGAGACACTGAAGTCTGGCAAGGACTGTGCAGGCAAAGATCAGAGAGAAGATGAAAGCCCTGAGGCAGGGACGTCGGGGGACAGCACTCCAGGCAGGTGTCCGGCAGGGGTTAGTGTGGACTTGCCTCTCGACCCTCGAGGAGCAGAGCAGGCAGCCAACGACTCCTCCGTCAGGGTGCTCTGTTTGACAGCTGTAAATACTGGTGCTAAAAAATCTGATGATCAGCAGGGGCCTGAGGGCAACTTGAAAACCACCACTGAGTGTATTAATGGCCAAGAATCAGAAGTTGCTCCTTCTCACATGACAGTTCTTCCTGCTGCCTATGCTGTAGCTCTCTCGGCTCCTAAGTGCAAGCAGGACTTGGCTATCAGGAGTGATCGCAGTGGCAAGTGGAGCGCTCCAGCGCCTGCTGAGAAAACAGGAGATGGTAGCAGCATGACCGTGTCCTTCCAGGAAGAAGGAGGCCTTGAAGTCACTGTTTCTTCTGAAGAGAATTTGCGTAACATAG